A genomic segment from Antedon mediterranea chromosome 6, ecAntMedi1.1, whole genome shotgun sequence encodes:
- the LOC140052388 gene encoding zinc finger CCHC domain-containing protein 24-like — protein MPPKTRSKTRQSETQPEAKTPYQGKKRAFGEFKCTSCRKTWSSANSWANMGQQCKKCKINVYPHKQNPLKPTEGEYNREHHNNNLCEMCTKLRYSCKEYNP, from the exons ATGCCTCCTAAGACACGGTCTAAGACACGTCAGTCTGAGACACAGCCTGAG GCAAAAACACCATACCAAGGGAAAAAACGTGCTTTTGGAGAATTCAAATGTACATCGTGTAGAAAAACTTGGAGCAGTGCCAATTCATGGGCTAACATGGGACAACAATGTAAAAAATGCAAGATAAATGTGTATCCTCACAAACAG AATCCACTTAAACCAACAGAAGGGGAATACAATAGAGAACATCATAATAACAATTTGTGTGAGATGTGCACGAAACTTCGATATTCCTGCAAAGAATATAATCCATAG
- the LOC140052387 gene encoding uncharacterized protein: protein MDVKVCVLMFFMGMSISGIISAPCTQKTFYCNAIEDECVCQHLSCIPAGNPCVNLTRMNFEDSTFTTLPSDAFVNYTQLQSIAILQQEDVVTIQENAFRNQHKLTNLYLQFKGLLESNSFTGLHRLQTLSMTPGFSTIDSNTFNGLTASLIQLYLRRGMLADVKKDAFVQLHNLTTLDLSSNRLTKVKSNWISSLSSLEILYLKANQISSIEPDCFKHMTKLTNLDLSLNALYTIPAQLFDGLISLTNIDLSGNKITTIEEGAFKSQYSLTTLYFQYNKLSTFSFADLYQENSTLSALLLNNNRMSSLVFPTYPSIPLRKLQYINLSYNRLRTFPTVVLNYYLPYLTTVYMHNNMLTCDCTMSNLTRYFTTFFGNVPNCTNSEKARCFAPSVYTNSSQVLTKLNSNVTLRCNFLGQPYPRVTWYGPKREPLIGQYNPFTGDTWLKLTNAETTSLGKYKCTATNPEGYNDSVITVVKHLEHEQTTNSASTFISISLCYLIPWLMTIYTSTMHQ from the coding sequence ATGGATGTTAAAGTATGTGTCTTAATGTTCTTTATGGGGATGTCGATATCAGGAATAATATCAGCACCATGCACACAAAAAACCTTCTACTGTAATGCCATCGAAGATGAGTGCGTCTGCCAACATCTTTCTTGCATTCCTGCAGGAAACCCATGTGTAAATCTTACACGAATGAATTTTGAAGACTCAACGTTTACAACTCTACCATCAGATGCGTTTGTTAATTACACACAACTACAGTCTATTGCTATCCTTCAACAAGAGGACGTTGTCACTATACAAGAGAATGCTTTTAGAAATCAACATAAGTTGACAAATCTTTATTTGCAATTCAAAGGACTGCTTGAGAGTAACTCTTTTACAGGATTGCATCGATTACAAACCCTTTCAATGACGCCAGGTTTCAGTACTATTGATAGCAACACATTCAACGGTCTGACAGCATCGTTAATACAATTGTATTTGAGACGAGGGATGCTAGCCGATGTGAAGAAAGATGCATTTGTACAACTTCATAATTTGACAACACTTGATTTATCATCTAATCGGCTGACTAAAGTTAAATCAAACTGGATTAGTAGTTTAAGTTCATTAGAGATACTCTACTTAAAAGCAAACCAAATTTCATCAATAGAACCAGATTGTTTTAAACATATGACAAAGTTGACGAATCTAGATTTAAGCTTAAATGCATTATATACAATTCCTGCTCAACTATTTGATGGACTGATATCGCTCACAAACATTGACTTGTCAGGCAATAAGATAACAACAATTGAAGAAGGAGCATTCAAATCACAGTATAGTTTAACTacattatattttcaatataacaAGTTAAGCACATTTTCCTTTGCAGACCTGTATCAAGAAAATAGCACGCTATCGGCCTTACTATTAAACAATAATAGAATGTCATCTCTGGTATTCCCAACCTATCCTAGCATCCCACTACGAAAACTTCAATACATAAATTTATCCTATAACAGACTGCGTACATTTCCAACCGTTGTCTTGAATTATTATCTCCCCTATTTGACCACTGTTTATATGCATAACAATATGCTAACTTGTGACTGTACAATGTCAAATCTTACTAGATATTTCACAACCTTTTTTGGCAATGTTCCCAATTGCACAAACTCTGAGAAAGCCCGATGTTTTGCACCATCCGTATACACTAATTCATCTCAAGtattaactaaactaaacagtAATGTTACTTTACGATGTAATTTTCTAGGCCAGCCTTATCCAAGAGTTACCTGGTACGGCCCCAAGAGAGAACCCTTAATTGGCCAATATAATCCATTCACTGGTGATACCTGGCTAAAGCTAACAAATGCTGAGACTACTTCGCTAGGTAAATACAAGTGTACAGCTACTAATCCTGAAGGGTATAATGATAGTGTAATAACTGTTGTTAAGCACTTGGAACATGAACAGACAACTAATTCTGCCTCGACATTCATAAGTATCTCATTATGTTACCTGATACCCTGGTTAATGACAATTTACACTTCTACAATGCATCAATAA